The proteins below are encoded in one region of Methanosarcina barkeri 3:
- a CDS encoding lipocalin-like domain-containing protein: MKIGLKIGLIVSLLFLCLAIPLNAAQASEPAGTIAVKVDNETSMNTTTSAQGSAPWLTSPGLNTEEQGLYHFPRDHQWHSGPTYHFNDFDEWHYFTFLGKDLTTGHNISLFVCNLQQGWRNDIQRPHTRVLVAYLDKDEAKFYSHAIDPTGKFVTTGSNGDFNYTVGEVGKEQGLATNYSYSQERWNFKGWATNESNMTVGTPYNFDVTGIVKVPGYIPMAYWGLENIGFNNQYDQNPSTMYGLSYYYVAPEMEMNGMVTLDDGVVHEIEGIAWFEHQWGNFQSPEQLRYFWGYARFPNGDSFTWRQYYGSPAGVVPTTIPFNITAAMMGWDSPQIQQNRFAFVPRGQPPQYAFGPSMVYTPTKWWTSPITNMSYPWWGELKTPKGTFYVSPSATPSQESAGAAGPFIEGALELHSGSIDGPVVAEGFCELAQLPPLGAPISRGLPEATAPGHIRFDGGLNHSV, from the coding sequence ATGAAAATTGGATTGAAAATTGGATTGATAGTTTCTCTACTATTTCTATGCTTAGCTATTCCTCTTAACGCCGCGCAAGCATCAGAACCTGCAGGAACCATCGCAGTCAAAGTAGATAATGAAACTTCAATGAACACAACAACTTCGGCCCAAGGATCCGCACCGTGGCTCACAAGCCCAGGGCTGAACACGGAAGAACAGGGACTCTACCACTTTCCCAGGGACCACCAGTGGCATAGCGGACCTACCTACCACTTCAACGATTTCGATGAGTGGCACTACTTCACATTCCTGGGCAAGGACCTGACGACAGGCCACAACATATCTTTGTTTGTGTGCAATTTACAACAGGGTTGGCGCAATGACATACAAAGGCCCCACACCAGGGTTCTCGTAGCCTACCTCGACAAAGATGAAGCCAAGTTTTACAGTCATGCCATTGACCCGACGGGCAAGTTTGTAACCACGGGATCCAATGGGGATTTTAATTATACGGTAGGTGAGGTTGGTAAGGAGCAGGGTTTGGCCACGAACTACAGCTATTCCCAGGAAAGGTGGAATTTCAAAGGGTGGGCGACAAACGAGAGTAATATGACCGTCGGCACTCCGTACAACTTTGACGTCACCGGGATCGTAAAGGTCCCAGGCTACATTCCAATGGCCTACTGGGGGCTGGAAAATATCGGATTCAACAACCAGTACGACCAGAACCCTTCGACTATGTACGGTCTTTCATATTACTACGTAGCCCCGGAGATGGAAATGAACGGCATGGTAACCCTTGATGACGGCGTCGTCCATGAGATTGAAGGCATAGCCTGGTTCGAACACCAGTGGGGTAACTTCCAGTCACCTGAACAGCTCCGATACTTCTGGGGATATGCCCGTTTCCCCAATGGAGATTCATTCACCTGGAGACAGTATTACGGCAGTCCTGCGGGAGTTGTACCTACCACCATACCTTTCAACATAACAGCCGCCATGATGGGTTGGGACTCTCCGCAGATTCAACAAAACCGGTTTGCTTTTGTACCCAGGGGCCAGCCACCGCAGTATGCATTCGGACCGTCCATGGTGTACACGCCGACAAAGTGGTGGACATCACCTATAACGAATATGTCGTACCCGTGGTGGGGCGAACTAAAGACGCCGAAAGGAACGTTCTACGTATCCCCATCCGCTACTCCTTCTCAGGAGAGCGCGGGCGCTGCGGGTCCATTCATAGAGGGAGCGTTGGAGCTCCATAGTGGCTCGATTGATGGACCAGTGGTAGCAGAAGGATTCTGTGAACTGGCACAGCTACCTCCACTAGGAGCGCCAATCTCCCGTGGGCTTCCCGAAGCTACTGCTCCGGGACACATCCGCTTCGACGGCGGTCTGAACCACAGCGTATAG
- a CDS encoding MBL fold metallo-hydrolase, with protein MLVNGEVLLDYGIKTGDIPEYPLNSMEAKVVLISHGHLDHCGAVPNLMYQNPEVFMTPPTADFTFLLGKDTLKLAESTLSGISPFDPDDLQKLARRTQKIDYDKPFKSHGYGICFYNAGHIPGASGVFLESESGESLFYTGDFNLKETRLVPGAAEFPEADTLILESTYFGEEHIPRKETEERFIESIFNTLDRGGTALIPAFAIGRTQEILMLLDAYGIQAYVDGMGRDVYKILKKYPEYLKNPELLDRAFGRAIPVKDQQRDSVLKEPSVIVTTAGMLNGGPVLYYLSRLYKDPSSKVLLTGYQVEGTNGRLALEHRMIETNGDVLALKPRVEQYDFSAHSGDSELKKLVKDFFNKGTEKVFVMHGDKTEAFAEWILEEIGVEAYAPTNGESFTF; from the coding sequence TTGCTTGTAAATGGGGAAGTCTTGCTCGATTACGGGATAAAAACAGGGGACATTCCAGAGTACCCTCTTAATAGCATGGAAGCGAAGGTCGTGCTTATTTCCCACGGGCATCTTGACCACTGCGGAGCTGTCCCCAACCTTATGTATCAGAATCCTGAGGTTTTCATGACTCCTCCGACTGCAGACTTTACTTTTTTGCTTGGAAAAGACACCCTGAAACTTGCAGAAAGTACGCTGTCAGGAATATCTCCTTTTGATCCCGATGACCTCCAGAAGCTCGCCAGGCGAACACAAAAAATCGATTATGACAAGCCTTTCAAAAGTCATGGGTACGGAATCTGTTTTTACAACGCAGGCCATATCCCCGGAGCATCCGGAGTCTTCCTTGAATCGGAATCCGGAGAAAGCCTGTTTTATACCGGAGATTTCAACCTTAAGGAAACAAGACTTGTGCCCGGTGCAGCCGAATTTCCCGAGGCCGATACTCTTATTCTCGAGAGCACGTACTTTGGGGAAGAACATATCCCACGAAAAGAAACCGAAGAGAGGTTTATCGAATCGATCTTTAATACTCTCGATAGAGGAGGAACTGCCCTTATCCCTGCCTTTGCAATAGGCAGGACTCAGGAAATACTTATGCTACTTGATGCTTACGGAATTCAGGCTTATGTGGACGGCATGGGCAGGGATGTTTACAAGATTCTTAAAAAATACCCAGAATACCTTAAAAATCCCGAACTTCTTGACCGGGCTTTCGGACGTGCCATTCCCGTAAAAGACCAGCAGAGGGACTCAGTCCTTAAAGAACCTTCCGTCATTGTTACTACAGCCGGAATGCTGAACGGGGGACCTGTACTTTATTACCTGAGTCGGCTTTACAAAGATCCCAGTTCCAAAGTTCTGCTTACTGGCTACCAGGTTGAAGGCACAAATGGCAGGCTGGCTCTGGAACACCGGATGATAGAAACCAACGGAGATGTCCTGGCCCTCAAACCCAGGGTAGAACAGTACGACTTTTCTGCACACAGTGGAGACAGTGAGCTCAAGAAGCTTGTGAAAGATTTCTTCAATAAAGGCACTGAAAAGGTCTTTGTAATGCATGGAGATAAAACCGAAGCTTTTGCAGAGTGGATTTTAGAGGAAATTGGTGTGGAAGCTTATGCACCCACAAACGGGGAATCTTTTACTTTTTAA
- a CDS encoding FAD-dependent oxidoreductase encodes MSDIISSDTVIVGGGITGLYTFYKLKQLKGVNHTVSLFEATGRFGGRIETVEMGGFLAEYGPMRFEKLAQPLLMDLITELGLETKPFVPYTAAKDPDSLFDLTFDESGGKCSGSKLTTLELLKLGILRLLNASGGDMNDPNDPRHRAWWATLDEEYYSYVRNEASYNGKHLYEIGFWNALSLVLSYRAVNKIIHYGTFYHLIHFNPNAAEWIIFWLRGLHPDDELVGIKQGTESLVQELVRKLDSGPELSGSLHLNHRLTALFSQPDGRVLLEFKAENKAENKAENKAENKAENKTENKIGNKTDNNVVKVLAKNVVLALPRCPLMQLRPQLPEYIGELVDSVIPIPLVKCFFVNENPWWNEFTPPQTRASSTPAREIHYAFRKDGNQKRGIVMVYGDPPSMRYWMPFVRQPEHLKAELNRDKRLVEGYLQYLRSNPDNTDVEDIEAEAELISCFGIRDWSREPFEAGCHIWKAGVRAEEAIKELTAFSLQGSQLSNKNIHICGEAYSDFQGFIEGGLRTALQVIKHIT; translated from the coding sequence GTGTCTGATATTATAAGTTCCGATACGGTAATAGTAGGGGGAGGCATCACAGGTCTTTATACCTTTTACAAACTAAAACAGTTAAAAGGCGTTAATCATACCGTTTCTCTGTTTGAAGCTACAGGTCGCTTTGGAGGTCGAATCGAGACTGTAGAAATGGGAGGATTTTTAGCAGAATATGGTCCAATGCGATTTGAGAAGCTTGCACAACCCCTACTTATGGATCTCATAACCGAACTTGGTCTGGAGACAAAACCTTTCGTACCCTATACAGCGGCAAAAGATCCTGATTCTCTTTTTGATTTAACTTTTGACGAATCCGGAGGTAAATGCTCTGGGAGTAAATTGACAACACTTGAGTTATTGAAACTGGGAATTCTACGCCTATTAAATGCAAGCGGTGGAGATATGAACGACCCTAATGACCCCAGGCATCGGGCATGGTGGGCTACTCTTGACGAGGAGTACTACAGCTATGTACGTAATGAGGCGAGCTACAACGGAAAACATCTCTACGAGATCGGCTTCTGGAACGCACTCAGTCTTGTTCTTAGCTACCGTGCAGTGAATAAAATCATACATTATGGGACTTTCTACCATCTTATTCATTTTAACCCCAATGCAGCAGAATGGATTATTTTCTGGCTGCGCGGACTGCATCCTGACGATGAACTGGTTGGCATAAAACAGGGTACTGAGTCTCTTGTTCAGGAGTTAGTCCGTAAATTGGACTCTGGACCTGAACTCTCAGGCTCGTTACATCTTAATCACAGGTTAACAGCTCTTTTTTCCCAGCCTGATGGAAGAGTTTTACTGGAATTTAAGGCTGAAAATAAGGCTGAAAATAAGGCTGAAAATAAGGCTGAAAATAAGGCTGAAAATAAGACAGAAAATAAAATTGGCAATAAAACTGACAATAATGTAGTTAAAGTACTGGCAAAAAATGTTGTGCTTGCATTACCTCGTTGTCCTCTGATGCAACTTCGTCCTCAGTTACCTGAGTATATTGGAGAACTGGTAGACTCTGTAATTCCTATTCCACTGGTAAAATGTTTCTTTGTTAATGAGAATCCTTGGTGGAATGAATTCACACCGCCACAAACACGAGCCTCATCTACTCCAGCAAGGGAAATCCATTATGCCTTCAGGAAAGACGGAAATCAAAAACGTGGGATTGTAATGGTTTATGGTGACCCGCCAAGTATGCGCTACTGGATGCCATTTGTACGGCAACCGGAACATCTAAAGGCAGAACTAAATCGCGATAAACGTCTTGTTGAAGGCTACCTTCAATATCTACGGTCAAACCCTGACAATACAGACGTTGAAGATATAGAAGCAGAGGCTGAACTAATAAGTTGTTTCGGCATAAGGGACTGGAGCCGTGAACCATTTGAAGCGGGTTGTCATATCTGGAAAGCTGGCGTTCGCGCTGAAGAGGCAATAAAAGAGTTAACTGCATTCTCATTACAGGGTTCACAGCTATCAAATAAAAATATCCATATATGTGGTGAAGCTTATTCGGATTTCCAGGGTTTTATCGAAGGTGGTTTACGAACGGCGCTGCAAGTTATAAAGCACATTACTTGA
- a CDS encoding DNA topoisomerase I, with protein MHLIVTEKNIAARRIAAILAPKNPKKDRVSGVDVYRYEIVSDEEKQETVVIGLSGHIVGIDFPKEYNNWQKVEAKTLIDADIITTPINRKIVTALRSLGKEANRVTIATDYDREGELIGVEALNIIKQVNPNVPFDRVRYSAITPKAIEAAFSNATDVDFNLADAGHSRQVIDLVWGAALTRYISLAAGRLGKMFLSVGRVQSPTLSLIVDREKERNIFVPTPYWEIHVELQNAEEETFSAQHSTRRFLDKKEATKVFKKLGKQAKLKEIEKGKKTDQPPTPFNTTGFISAANSIGLSPANAMRIAEALYTNGYISYPRTDNTVYPDTLDLRAQIEIFKEGSFKEYAESLLEKAELIPTRGKKETTDHPPIFPASLAKESDLKEEEWKVYELVVRRFFATFAGPSEWETMRLKLDINGEEFRANGARLVEHGWRWYYPYNAPEDRLFPELHEGDSLKVTNKEMPDKETQPPGRYGQGRLINIMEELGLGTKATRHEIISKLYSRAYIHGNPVQPTNTSFAVMDTLEKYSPTITKPDMTKLLEENMDRIAEGKIKESTVLEESREILKQVFSELDKNREKIVESLQAGLREDKIIGICSGCGNELIIRRSKRGGRFIGCNNYPNCTFSLPLPRSGQIIVTDKVCETHGLHHIRIINAGKRPWDLGCPQCNFIEWQKTQQEEQAQLPKKERPKSITDLEGVGKATAGKLEEAGITSVEALAEADPVELAKIIKTSVKKVKSWQVSCNGTVEGNSTVKDNCTAEDA; from the coding sequence ATGCACCTTATTGTAACGGAAAAAAATATAGCAGCAAGGAGGATAGCTGCAATTCTGGCTCCAAAAAACCCGAAGAAGGATAGAGTCAGTGGAGTAGACGTATACCGGTATGAAATTGTGTCCGATGAAGAGAAGCAGGAGACTGTAGTTATAGGGCTGTCGGGCCATATCGTAGGGATCGATTTTCCCAAAGAATACAACAACTGGCAGAAAGTGGAGGCTAAAACCCTTATCGACGCCGATATAATAACAACTCCTATCAACCGGAAGATTGTAACTGCCCTTAGAAGCCTGGGAAAGGAAGCAAACAGGGTTACAATTGCTACTGACTACGATCGGGAAGGAGAACTGATAGGAGTCGAGGCTCTCAATATTATAAAACAGGTGAATCCAAATGTTCCTTTTGACCGGGTGCGCTACAGTGCAATAACCCCAAAAGCAATAGAAGCCGCATTTTCAAACGCGACAGATGTTGATTTTAATCTTGCGGATGCAGGTCACTCCAGGCAGGTCATTGACCTGGTCTGGGGTGCAGCCCTTACCCGTTATATTTCTCTTGCCGCAGGCAGGCTTGGAAAGATGTTTCTTTCTGTGGGCAGGGTACAGTCGCCAACTCTTTCTCTTATTGTTGACAGGGAAAAAGAGAGGAATATTTTTGTCCCTACTCCTTATTGGGAGATCCATGTAGAACTCCAAAATGCAGAAGAAGAAACCTTCTCGGCTCAACATTCAACTCGCCGTTTCCTGGATAAAAAGGAGGCAACAAAAGTCTTCAAGAAACTGGGGAAACAGGCCAAATTAAAAGAAATTGAAAAAGGGAAAAAGACTGACCAGCCCCCGACTCCTTTCAATACCACAGGTTTCATAAGCGCAGCAAACTCAATCGGGCTCAGTCCTGCAAATGCGATGCGCATAGCTGAAGCCCTCTATACCAATGGTTATATTTCGTACCCCAGAACCGACAATACGGTTTATCCCGACACTCTTGACCTGAGGGCGCAGATTGAGATTTTCAAAGAAGGTTCCTTTAAAGAATATGCAGAGTCCCTTCTTGAGAAAGCCGAACTCATTCCTACGCGAGGAAAAAAGGAGACTACCGACCATCCGCCTATTTTTCCGGCTTCCCTTGCAAAAGAGTCCGACTTAAAAGAGGAAGAGTGGAAGGTTTATGAACTTGTAGTCAGGCGCTTTTTTGCAACTTTTGCCGGGCCAAGCGAGTGGGAAACTATGCGCTTGAAACTCGACATCAACGGAGAAGAGTTCAGGGCAAACGGGGCAAGGCTTGTAGAACATGGCTGGAGATGGTACTATCCTTACAATGCGCCTGAAGACAGACTGTTCCCTGAACTTCATGAAGGCGATTCCCTGAAGGTTACAAACAAAGAGATGCCGGATAAAGAAACCCAGCCTCCAGGCCGTTACGGACAGGGAAGACTTATTAATATTATGGAAGAGCTCGGGCTTGGAACAAAGGCGACACGGCATGAGATAATCAGCAAGCTGTACTCCAGGGCTTACATCCACGGAAATCCTGTGCAGCCTACGAATACTTCTTTTGCAGTAATGGATACTCTTGAGAAGTACTCCCCTACTATTACAAAACCGGACATGACAAAGCTGCTTGAAGAAAACATGGACAGGATTGCTGAGGGCAAGATCAAAGAGTCTACTGTTCTTGAAGAGTCGCGGGAGATATTAAAGCAGGTCTTCTCGGAACTTGATAAAAACCGGGAAAAAATCGTAGAATCTCTTCAGGCAGGCCTCAGGGAAGATAAAATCATAGGCATCTGCTCAGGCTGCGGAAACGAGCTTATAATTCGGCGCTCGAAAAGAGGAGGCCGTTTTATTGGCTGCAACAATTATCCGAACTGTACCTTTTCCCTTCCTCTGCCCAGAAGCGGACAGATCATAGTTACTGACAAGGTCTGTGAGACTCACGGCCTGCACCATATCCGTATAATCAATGCAGGAAAACGGCCCTGGGACCTTGGCTGCCCTCAGTGCAATTTCATTGAATGGCAGAAAACCCAGCAGGAAGAACAGGCTCAGCTGCCCAAAAAAGAAAGGCCAAAATCGATTACGGACCTCGAAGGCGTTGGAAAAGCCACAGCAGGAAAACTGGAAGAAGCCGGAATTACAAGCGTGGAAGCCCTGGCAGAAGCCGACCCCGTAGAGCTCGCGAAAATAATAAAGACCAGCGTGAAGAAGGTCAAAAGCTGGCAGGTTTCGTGCAACGGTACGGTTGAAGGCAACAGCACGGTCAAGGACAACTGTACAGCTGAGGACGCATGA
- a CDS encoding TIGR00725 family protein encodes MKTPVKAEARKQIGVIGAGTCGIEVRALAERVGREIAKRGAVLLCGGLGGVMEAAACGAKKEGGITLGILPGTLREEANLWIDIAVVSGMGHARNVLIAQSSDALIAVNGEYGTLSEIALGLKMGKPVVVLEPGWKIEGVHRVESPEEAVELAFKLTEEKKSLKESIKEKY; translated from the coding sequence ATGAAAACACCGGTAAAAGCAGAGGCCAGAAAACAGATAGGAGTCATAGGTGCAGGTACTTGCGGCATCGAGGTCAGGGCTCTTGCAGAAAGGGTGGGAAGAGAGATAGCAAAAAGAGGGGCTGTTCTGCTCTGCGGAGGTCTGGGCGGAGTTATGGAGGCTGCTGCATGCGGAGCAAAGAAAGAAGGAGGAATAACCCTGGGAATTTTGCCCGGAACCCTAAGAGAAGAAGCAAATCTCTGGATAGATATTGCAGTCGTTAGCGGAATGGGGCATGCCAGAAATGTTCTTATAGCGCAGTCATCGGATGCATTAATTGCAGTTAACGGAGAATATGGAACACTTTCGGAGATAGCTCTTGGTCTGAAGATGGGAAAACCTGTAGTCGTGCTTGAACCAGGCTGGAAAATCGAAGGCGTTCATAGAGTAGAAAGTCCGGAAGAAGCCGTAGAACTTGCTTTCAAGCTGACTGAAGAGAAAAAGTCCTTAAAGGAAAGTATTAAGGAAAAATACTAA
- a CDS encoding DUF367 family protein, translating to MNPTDQRDIPLYIYHAGQCDPKKCTGRKLARFDLARLYDRISRLPRSAILLDPTAEKALSPADNYKKGIIVLDCSWEEVERVFPELTKLNLEHRALPYLLAGNPVNFGRPFKLNSAEAFAAALYILGHKEQAEKVLSKFNWGHSFLELNQEPLEEYATAKNSTEIVEIQSHYI from the coding sequence ATGAATCCAACAGATCAACGGGATATTCCCCTTTACATATACCATGCCGGGCAGTGTGACCCGAAAAAGTGCACCGGAAGGAAATTGGCTCGCTTTGACCTTGCTCGCCTTTATGACAGGATATCAAGGCTGCCAAGGTCAGCAATCCTTCTTGATCCTACTGCAGAAAAAGCTCTCTCTCCTGCCGACAATTACAAAAAAGGGATCATCGTACTCGATTGTTCCTGGGAAGAAGTAGAAAGGGTTTTTCCAGAACTTACTAAATTAAACCTTGAGCACAGGGCCCTTCCTTATTTACTTGCAGGCAATCCTGTTAATTTCGGAAGGCCCTTCAAACTCAATTCAGCTGAAGCTTTTGCAGCAGCTCTATACATTCTGGGGCACAAAGAACAGGCTGAAAAAGTCCTCTCCAAGTTTAACTGGGGGCACAGCTTTCTTGAACTCAATCAGGAACCTCTTGAAGAGTACGCAACCGCAAAGAACAGTACTGAGATCGTGGAAATTCAGAGTCACTACATTTAA
- a CDS encoding HdeD family acid-resistance protein, which yields MEQPADITEQSIESDYEIGYEILQVPWWVVLLEGIIAILVGLFLLYRPAATTIFLVQILGIFWLAEGILSVIGAFIFSGNRVWKLLSGILSIIAGVVILTYPIYSPFIVLTLFVIFIGVWAIINGIVKIALALKGGGWGIGIIGILTVILGLLLLTNSLVGALFLPWIFGFFLIIGGIGSLIWGLRMRT from the coding sequence ATGGAACAACCAGCTGATATTACGGAACAATCGATTGAATCTGATTATGAGATCGGGTATGAAATACTGCAGGTACCCTGGTGGGTAGTTCTTCTGGAAGGGATCATTGCCATCCTTGTAGGCTTATTCCTCTTATACAGGCCTGCAGCGACCACTATCTTTCTTGTACAGATTCTTGGTATTTTCTGGCTAGCAGAAGGAATTCTTTCTGTCATAGGAGCGTTTATATTTTCGGGGAATAGGGTATGGAAATTGCTTTCGGGTATCCTGAGTATTATTGCAGGAGTTGTTATACTAACGTACCCAATCTACAGTCCTTTCATAGTCCTTACACTATTTGTTATTTTCATAGGAGTATGGGCTATTATCAATGGGATAGTGAAAATTGCCCTGGCGCTTAAAGGAGGAGGATGGGGAATAGGAATAATCGGTATTCTTACCGTAATTTTAGGTCTGCTTCTTCTAACCAATTCTCTGGTGGGAGCCCTGTTTTTGCCATGGATATTCGGCTTTTTCCTTATTATCGGGGGAATCGGGTCACTTATCTGGGGACTAAGAATGAGAACCTGA
- a CDS encoding ArsR family transcriptional regulator: MFEVKTCLSSSLIDILKDRIFLSIKTLKSFCQENNNHRIIVRIIVTITVTITVTITVTITVTIIVTITVTITVTITVTITVTIIVTIIVTITVTIIVTIIVTIIITILRMKKYILTVFAVEIMRSNLITILLSSEKRTDLLLLLKEKPRTIEEINNELDTNSVAILPQLKKLKENGLVVQEEKIYELSLLGKIIVRKMESLVKALRQLEEN, translated from the coding sequence TTGTTCGAGGTAAAGACCTGTTTATCCAGTTCCCTGATAGATATATTAAAAGACAGAATCTTTCTGTCAATTAAAACCCTTAAGTCCTTTTGTCAGGAAAATAATAATCATAGAATAATCGTAAGAATAATAGTAACAATAACAGTAACAATAACAGTAACAATAACAGTAACAATAACAGTAACAATAATAGTAACAATAACAGTAACAATAACAGTAACAATAACAGTAACAATAACAGTAACAATAATAGTAACAATAATAGTAACAATAACAGTAACAATAATAGTAACAATAATAGTAACAATAATTATAACAATATTGAGAATGAAAAAGTATATATTAACAGTTTTTGCAGTAGAAATAATGAGATCTAACCTGATCACAATTCTTTTGTCCTCCGAAAAAAGAACCGATCTTCTTCTTCTGCTCAAAGAAAAGCCCCGAACAATTGAAGAGATTAATAATGAGCTTGATACAAACTCGGTTGCGATTCTCCCCCAGCTTAAAAAACTAAAAGAAAATGGGCTCGTGGTTCAGGAGGAAAAGATATATGAGCTTTCCCTTCTCGGAAAAATTATTGTCCGAAAAATGGAGTCTCTTGTAAAGGCTTTAAGGCAGCTTGAGGAAAACTAA
- a CDS encoding sensor histidine kinase: MKNIRKSIGLWLDDNLAPMYIDGAVEEITGYAKDDFDSMNLKWIDLVIPEYQPLVLEHIKWVKLNPNIYAEIEYQIRRKDGETRWVKEIIHVVPENQKYQGVFHSFVYDINEQKKAQESKMKFEEAQKKEIHHRIKNNLQVISSLLDLQAENLVENTVCDTSKVLEAFKESKNRVASMALIHEELYRSTDSTAQILDFSAYLTNLATYLFDSYNIKNNNISLKLNLEQVSLNMDTAIPLGNIVTELISNALKYAFVDESKGEISIILCRNENYKQYLEKSRDFRTDFECQNIEDLPFILIIKDNGKGFPREIDFKNTDSLGLQLVNILVEQIDGCIELKRNNGTEFTIWFKDYII, from the coding sequence ATGAAAAATATTAGGAAATCCATTGGGCTCTGGCTTGATGATAATCTTGCTCCGATGTATATAGACGGAGCTGTGGAAGAAATTACTGGCTATGCTAAGGATGATTTTGACTCAATGAACCTGAAGTGGATTGATCTGGTTATACCTGAGTACCAGCCGTTGGTTCTTGAACATATAAAGTGGGTTAAGTTGAACCCCAATATTTATGCAGAAATCGAATATCAGATACGAAGAAAGGACGGAGAAACCAGATGGGTCAAGGAAATTATACATGTTGTTCCTGAAAATCAGAAATATCAAGGTGTCTTCCATAGTTTTGTCTATGACATCAATGAACAGAAAAAAGCTCAAGAGAGCAAGATGAAATTTGAAGAAGCACAAAAAAAAGAAATTCATCACAGGATAAAAAACAACTTGCAGGTTATTTCATCACTTCTCGATTTGCAAGCGGAAAATTTAGTTGAAAATACTGTTTGCGATACTTCAAAAGTCCTAGAAGCTTTTAAGGAAAGTAAGAATCGTGTAGCTTCGATGGCTCTTATTCATGAAGAACTCTATAGATCCACAGACTCAACTGCCCAAATTCTTGATTTCTCTGCGTATCTCACAAATCTGGCTACATATCTTTTTGATTCATATAACATAAAAAATAACAATATTTCCCTGAAGCTGAACCTTGAACAAGTTAGTTTAAACATGGATACTGCAATTCCCCTTGGGAATATTGTTACCGAACTTATTTCTAATGCTCTGAAGTATGCCTTTGTGGACGAAAGCAAAGGAGAAATTAGCATCATTCTTTGCAGGAATGAAAATTACAAGCAGTATCTCGAAAAATCCAGGGATTTCAGGACGGACTTTGAATGTCAAAATATAGAAGATCTACCGTTTATACTTATAATAAAAGATAATGGAAAGGGCTTTCCCAGGGAAATTGACTTCAAGAACACAGATTCTCTTGGACTTCAACTTGTAAATATTTTAGTCGAACAAATAGACGGTTGTATAGAGCTTAAAAGAAATAATGGAACAGAATTTACGATATGGTTTAAGGATTATATAATATAA
- a CDS encoding FumA C-terminus/TtdB family hydratase beta subunit, with product MEYHLKTPLKKEDIEKLNAGDIVYLSGEILTARDEAHARILEMGEKKEELPFSLEGAVIYHCGPLMQKTENGSWKVVSAGPTTSGRMSKMTPPLLKAHQIRAIIGKGGMKDVVDALKNRSVYLAYTGGCAALAAELIKEVKAVHWLDLGMPEAVWVLRVEEFGPLIVGIDTKGKDIFAEVREKAQKQLEKQR from the coding sequence ATGGAATATCACCTGAAAACCCCGTTGAAAAAAGAAGATATCGAGAAACTCAATGCAGGAGATATTGTTTATCTCTCAGGAGAAATCCTGACAGCCAGGGACGAGGCTCATGCCAGAATTCTTGAGATGGGAGAAAAGAAAGAAGAACTTCCTTTTTCCCTGGAAGGTGCTGTAATCTACCATTGCGGCCCCCTGATGCAGAAAACTGAAAACGGCAGCTGGAAAGTAGTGTCCGCCGGCCCTACAACCAGCGGCAGGATGTCAAAAATGACACCTCCTCTCCTGAAAGCGCATCAAATCCGGGCAATCATAGGAAAAGGCGGGATGAAAGACGTTGTCGATGCCTTGAAGAACAGATCCGTCTACCTTGCTTATACAGGCGGGTGTGCAGCTCTTGCTGCAGAGTTAATCAAGGAAGTAAAAGCTGTCCACTGGCTTGATCTTGGAATGCCTGAAGCTGTCTGGGTGCTCAGAGTGGAAGAATTCGGGCCGCTTATTGTAGGGATTGACACAAAAGGAAAGGACATTTTTGCCGAGGTAAGGGAAAAAGCTCAAAAACAGCTTGAAAAGCAGAGATAA